A part of Carettochelys insculpta isolate YL-2023 chromosome 1, ASM3395843v1, whole genome shotgun sequence genomic DNA contains:
- the SINHCAF gene encoding SIN3-HDAC complex-associated factor, protein MFGFHKPKMYRSIEGCCICRAKSSSSRFTDSKRYERDFQNCFGLHEARSGDICNACVLLVKRWKKLPAGSKKNWNHVVDARAGPSLKTTLKPKKMKTLSGSRVKSNQISKLQKEFKRHNSDAHSTTSSASPAQSPCYSNHSDDGSDTEMSPGSSRTPVFSFLDLTYWKRQKVCCGIIYKGRFGEVLIDTHLFKPCCSNKKSATEKPEQEQPQSPTISNQEEW, encoded by the exons ATGTTTGGTTTCCATAAACCAAAGATGTACCGGAGTATAGAGGgttgctgtatctgcagagcaaAGTCTTCCAGCTCTCGTTTCACTGATAGCAAACGTTATGAGAGAGACTTCCAGAATTGCTTTGG GCTTCATGAAGCTCGCTCAGGAGATATCTGCAATGCCTGTGTCCTTTTGGTGAAAAGATGGAAAAAACTGCCAGCAGGATCCAAAAAAAACTGGAATCAC GTGGTTGATGCAAGGGCTGGGCCCAGTCTTAAAACAACACTGAaaccaaagaaaatgaaaactctCTCTGGAAGCAGAGTAAAGAGCAATCAAATTAGCAAATTGCAAAAGGAATTCAAACGGCACA ACTCCGATGCCCACAGCACCACCTCAAGTGCCTCCCCAGCTCAGTCTCCCTGTTACAGTAACCATTCTGATGATGGCTCCGACACCGAGAtgagccctggctccagcagaacaccagtcttctcttttttagaTCTCACATACTGGAAAAG GCAAAAAGTTTGCTGTGGAATAATTTACAAAGGGCGTTTTGGGGAAGTCCTTATAGACACTCATCTCTTCAAACCTTGCTGTAGCAATAAGAAGTCAGCAACTGAGAAGCCTGAACAAGAGCAACCCCAGTCTCCAACCATCTCCAACCAAGAAGAATGGTGA